The proteins below are encoded in one region of Candidatus Neomarinimicrobiota bacterium:
- a CDS encoding LytR C-terminal domain-containing protein, with the protein MAKVLNSKSSKQSRRATKKNRKKRPAQSADMLVNVLMLALSVLVLTFIWSFWNRHTNNRNVAEEMRYYAEIPEEATPETLIAKQKYTKVSVEILNGCGIGGVAAMFKDIVHAKTFDVLNTENAAHFHYDNTLIIARTDNIDAAFKLAEELGISREYVSKDPDASLSVDITMIIGHDYKSVPAYKEKKS; encoded by the coding sequence CAACCAAAAAAAATCGCAAAAAAAGACCAGCCCAATCAGCAGACATGCTGGTAAATGTGCTCATGCTGGCACTTTCGGTGCTGGTACTGACGTTTATCTGGTCCTTCTGGAATCGTCACACCAACAATCGAAATGTTGCTGAAGAGATGCGCTATTATGCGGAAATCCCTGAAGAAGCCACGCCTGAAACCTTGATTGCCAAGCAAAAATACACCAAGGTCAGTGTTGAAATCCTTAATGGCTGCGGTATCGGTGGTGTGGCGGCAATGTTTAAAGACATCGTGCATGCAAAAACATTTGATGTGTTGAACACGGAAAATGCAGCTCATTTCCACTACGACAATACCCTCATTATTGCCAGGACTGACAACATAGATGCTGCTTTTAAACTCGCAGAAGAATTAGGGATCAGTCGAGAATATGTCAGTAAAGACCCCGATGCCAGTCTCTCCGTGGATATCACCATGATAATCGGTCACGACTATAAGTCGGTCCCTGCCTATAAAGAGAAAAAGTCGTAA